The Stigmatella aurantiaca DW4/3-1 genome contains the following window.
CACGTCCGGTACACGCACCGTGCCTTCCTCCTGCCCCCCCTGCTCGGCCACGGCGGGCCGCTCGGGAAGAGGCTTGGAGTTCAGAGGGGATTTGACCGCCACCGGGGGCGCGACCGGTGCCTCCGCAACCGCAGGCGTGACCGTGCGCGATGGCGGCACGGCCAGGTGCGCCATGGCGGCGGTTGCGATTTCCTTGAAGGCGGGGGCAGCCACGCGTCCCCCGTACACGTCCGTCTTCGGCTCGTCCACCACTACGAGTATGACAACGCGAGGATTCTCGGCCGGCACCACGCCGGCAAAGGAAGCAATGCGCTTGTCCGAGTACCCCCGTGCCACCGGGTCCGCCTTCTGGGCGGTGCCCGTCTTTCCGGCGACCCGGTATTCTTCCATCGCGGCTCGGATGGCGGACCCCTCCTTGGTCACCACGCTTTCGAGCATGCCCACCACGCGCCGGGCCGTCTGGGATGACACAACGCGGCGTACTTCCAGGGGCCGGTTCTCCAGGAGCACCACGCCGTCGGGGTCCACCACCTTGGAGACCAGGTAGGGCCGCATCAGCACCCCGTCATTGGCCAAAGCCCCATAAGCGGCGGCAATTTGCACCGCGGTGGCCGTCATGCCCTGGCCGAAGGACTGGGTGGCCAGCGCCACCTCGGCCTTGGGAAAGGGGATGACGCCCTTGCCCTCGCCGGGCAGCGCCAGGCCGGTGCGCGCCGCGAAGCCGAAGTCCTGGTAGGCGCGCACCAGCTTCTCGCGCCCCAGCGCCTGCCCCACCTTGGCGCTGCAAATGTTGGAGGAGTTCTGGAGGATGCCCTGGGCGTTGAGCCACCCGTTCGGGTGGGTGTCGTTGATGGTGTGCCGGCCGATGCGCCAGGAGCCGTTCTCGCAATAGAAGAGCTCGTCGGCCTTGATGGCATGGGTCTCCAGCGCGGCGGCGATGACGAAGGACTTCATCGTCGAGCCGGGCTCGAAGGTGTCCAGCGCGGCCCGGTTGCGCAGCGTGGAGCGGTCCAACTGGTCGGGGGTGTTGGGGTTGAAGCGCGGGTAGTTGGCCAGGGCCAGGAGCTCCCCCGTCTTCGGATCCAGCACCACCGCCATGCCCCCCACGGCCTTGGAATCCTCCGCGGCCCGGGTCAGGGCCTTCTCCGCCACATATTGGAGGTGGCGGTCCAGCGTCAGCGTGACGGCGGCGCCCTGGCGCTCGAGGGGATCCAACGTGCCGCCCTGCATGAGCAGCTTGCGCCCCTTGGCATCCCGGAAGCCGGACAGGCGCGAGTTCTGACCGGACAGCTCGTCTTCGAAGCCCAGCTCCAGCCCCTCGAGGCCCCGCCCATCGGTCCCCACCACACCCACCACCTGCGCCGCCAGTTCGCGCTGGGGGTAGAAGCGCTTGGGCTCCTTCATGAACCCGAGCCCCGGCAGCCCCAGGGCCTTCACCGCCTCCACCTCCTGGGGCTTCGCCTGACGCTTCACCCACGCGAAGCGCTTGCTGCGCGTGAGCCGGGCGTGCAGGTCCTCGGCGTCCAGCTTCAGCGCCTTGGCCAACGAGCGAGACGCCTTGCGCACGTCCTCCAGCATCGACGGATCGATCCAGATGGAGTCCACCTCCACGCTCTGGGCCAGCGGCGCGCCGCGCCGGTCGAAGATGTCGCCGCGCCGGGCGGGGATCTCAATCTGGCGGACATACTGGTCCTGCGCCATGCCGCGCAGCTTGTCGCGCTCGTAGACCTGCAGGAAAAAAGCACGGCCAAAGGCCACCGCGAGCAGGGAGAGAAAGAGCCCTCCCAGCAGCGTGACGCGCAGCTTGAGCCAGCGCGCATTGGGCTCCACGCTCCGCGAGGCCTTCAGGTCTCTCACCGCGCATCCCCCCGCTCGGCCACGCGCACGCCCGGAGCCGTCCGCGCCTCGGCCCGCACCGCGTTGCGCCGGGGGCCGGGCAGCTCTGGCGAGAGCGCCACCACCGCCGACCCCGAGGGCATCGCCATGCCCAGCTGCTCGCGCGCCACCCGCTCGAGCCGCGACGGCGCCCGGAGCGTGGCCAGCTCCAGCTTCAGCCGGTCATTCTCCCGCGTCAGGGTGCGCCCCTCGGACTCCTCCCGCGACAGGCGGTAGCCCATGTCCACCACCATCACCCGGCTCGTCACGTGGAGGATGCCCACGGCGGCGAAGAGGGCGAAGAGGAACACCGCGGGAAGCAGGTGCAGCAGCACCCGGCCCACCGAGGCCCCGTTGCGGGAATTCACCGGACTCATCGAATCTTCTCCACCGCGCGCAGGTGCGCGCTGCGAGAGCGGGGGTTGAGTTCCACCTCTTGCTCCGAGGCGGAGACGGCCTTCTTCGTCAGCGGGGCGAAGTCACCGGGGCCCCCGCAGGCGCACACCGGCAGGCCCGGAGGGCACCGGCAGGCGCCCACGAGGTTGCGGAACGCCTCCTTCACCTTGCGGTCCTCCAGCGAGTGGAACGCGATGACGGCCGCGCGCCCCCCCACCTTGAGCAGCCGCGGCAGCGCGCCGAGCAGCGCATCCAGCGCCTCCAGCTCCCCGTTGACGGCCATGCGCAGGGCCTGGAACGTCTTCGTCGCCACGTGGATGCGCTTGGGCCAGGCCTTGCGCGGCACCGCGCGCTTGACGGCCTCGGCGGCCTCCAGGGTGCGCGTGGGCAGGGCCCGCTTGAGCTCCCGGGCGATGGGCCGCGAGAAGGACTCCTCTCCCAGCTCATAGATGATGCGCGCCAACTCCCGCTCGTCCTCCTGGGCGATCAGCTCCGCGGCGGTGCGCCCCTCGGGGCCCATCCGCATGTCCAGCGGCCCATCGTGGTTGAAGGAGAAGCCGCGCTCGGCCACGTCGAGTTGGGGCGAGGACACCCCGAGATCCACCAGCACGCCATCCACCGGCAGCACGTCCGCCGCCACCCGGGGCAGCTCGCCGAAGTTGCCCGCCCGGGCCTGGAAGTGGGCGTGGCCGCCCAGGCGCGCCGTGGCGGCGGCGAGCGCCACCGGATCCCGGTCAACGCCAATCACGGTGGCGCCCCGGGCCAGGAGCGCTTCCGTGTGGCCACCGCCTCCCAGTGTTCCGTCGAGGATCACCTTCCCCACTCCCGGTTGCAGCAACTGCACCGCCTCCGCCAGGAGAACGGTCTGATGGCTGAAGGCCAAAGAAGGCCGCCTTAGACGAAAGGAGCCCGCGCGAGCGCGAAGGCGGCCCGGGCATCGCTCATATGCGGGTACACTTCGAACGCGCCGTGCGCCCCCGCGGCCCGCAGGATGGCGGCCAGGTAGGGCGACAGGCCGGACAGCTTGATGTCCCCGCCGGCACGGCGGAACCCCTCGGCGCGCGCCACCAGCCCCTTCACGCCGCGGTAATCCATGTGGGCCACCTCGCTGAAGTCGACCACCGCCTGGCGCAGCCCCCGCTGCAGGCGGCGAAACAGCTCCTCGCACACGCCGTGGAGATCCTGCTCGCTCAGCTCTCCTTCCAGGCACAGCGTCTCCACGCGGGCACTCGCCGCCCCCGCTGGAATGGACTGCCTCGACTCCGATGCCCAGTTCATGCGTTCCCCACCCTCTCGGGTTTCCCGTCTTCCGTCGAGAAATTGGCTACTGCCTCAACTCCGCGAGCACGCGCGCCACATCGGCCGAGTCCGCCGCCGCCCGCGCCTCTTCCTGTGCCTTCGCCCACCCGTCGCGGCTCCACAGCTCGATGACCTTCACCATCCCCACCCACACCATGTCCTTCTCCAGCTTCGCGTGGGCGCGCAGCGACGGCGGGATGAGGATCCGCCCGAGCTTGTCGAGCGGACACTCCTGCGCGCTGGCCACGTAGAGCCGCATCAACGTCTTCACCCCTGGCTCCATCGGGTTGCGCCGGCCCAGGGCTGTCTCCAGCGCTTCCCACTCGCGCACCGGGTACGCGTGCAGGCAGGGGTCCAACGCCGTGGTGAGGATGAGCCGCTCGTCGTAGGCGCCCACCAGCGTTTCGCGGAGCCTCGCCGGGAGGCTCGTCCGCCCCTTTGCGTCAATCTGGTGCTCATAGACGCCACGGAACACGCGGAGCGCTTCCCCTCAGGAACGTTCCACCACTTCACCACTGTCAGGGACTTCTCACCACTTCTTCCCACCCTTTGCCACCGGCCGCGGAAAATACGCGCGGCCCCCCCCCCGGTCAAGAAATGCAACAGGTGTGAATCGCCCTGACGCATGGCGGGAGACACCCCGCCTCCGCGTGCGAGTCCACCGGACGGTGGGTCCGCGGCCAGGGGGGGAGGGGCTTTGACGCAGGAGGTTGGGCGGTGGACAGCCGCAAGTCGGGATCACTCAGGCCTGACGGCGCTCCACGAAAGCGCAGAGACGCTCCGAGCGGCCCGGCCTTGTGTTTTCGGGCAGCACACCAGAGAGTTCATGGGTGAGCCCCAGCATGCAGAACTCTCCGGAGAATGAGTCCAGCGTCCGCCTCAAGGTGTCCTACAAGACGCCCGAGGCCCTCATTGACGAGTACACCCGGAGCGTCGGCCAGGGGAGTGTGACCCTGGAGACACGGCGCAGCCTGACGCGAGGCACGCGCTTCGTCTTCGAGATGCAGGCCGAAGGGGTGGAGCGCCCCGTGGAGGTGGTGGGCGAGGTGGTGCACGTGACGCCCCGGCCCGGGGGCCGCTACCACCTCACCGTGCGCTACGGCATGAGCACGGACCGGATCGGCCTTGACGCGGTGCTGCAACGCATCTTCGCCCAGGAGCAGGAGAAGCTGCGGCGCTACCCGCGCATCCCCCTGAACGTGCGCGCCATCGAGTCCACCCCCTTCTCCCCCGCCTTCTATGTGCGGGACATCTCCCGCGGAGGGGTGGGCATGGAGGTGGATGCCGCCTCGCTGCCCCCCATGGTGCGGGTAGGGGCCCCCTTCCTCCTGGAGATGGAGCTGGCGCCCGGCCCGCTGCTGCTGCCCGGCGAAGTGGTTTGGACCTCAACGGCTTTCCGGGCGCATTCGCCGGTGACCCCCATCTTCGGCGTCCACTTCAAGGATCTGCCGCAGGAGACCGCCGAGAAGCTGGAGGCGCTGGTGACGCTGGAGTCGCTGCCCCCCGGCCCCTGGTGGGCCCGGGTCAGCTTCGGGCAAGAGGCCCTGTCCCGGCTCACCTGAGCCGAGCCGGTGCCCCCGCGAACCTCACGGCGGGGGCGTGGGGTACACGAGGCAGAGCGTGTCGAAGAGGGGCTCGCCGGGGGCGGTGTACACGCCGCTCAACGCCCGCGCGGCCTGCGCCAGCGGGGTGCCAAACGAGGGCACCAGGCAGATGTCCTCGGCCGTCTTGAAGCGGCCCTTGAGCAGCCCCAACCCCCGGCGCAAGGTGGCGATGTCCTGCTTTCCCCCGCGCACGGGCACCGAAGGGCCATTGGGGTCTGCCCCGGGCAGCTTGCCCACGCTCGTGGACAGCTCGAACCCATCCGCCCGCTGGATGATGCGCAGCTTGCCGGGGGCGACCTCCGCGAGCCACTCCCGGAAGCCCTCCTCATCCCGCAGCACGAGCGGATACGCCACGTCCGCGTCCGGGTGGCGCAGCCACACCTCTTCGGCGGCCTGACGCAGCGTCGCCAGCAGCTCGGACGTCTGCGCCAGGAAGGTGTCGGCATCCGGCACGAGGAGCACGGCCTTGCCCCGGACGCGCTCGGCCAGCCGGGAGGCCTCCGCTGGCGGACGGGACGCGAACGTCTCTCCCTCGAGCCGGAGCGACTCCCCCGCGAGCTCCAGCCGCAAGGCCTTCGAGGGGAGCGCTTCGCCGAACACCTCCACGGGCGAGGCCTCCACCGCGGGGGCCTCCCCCCCTGCGTCCTTGCTGGGAACGGACAGAACGGGCAAGGGCGGCGGGGCGAGGGACGCGAGGGGCTCCGCGGGCTTCTCCTCCCGGCACCCCACCCCCAGCATCAGCAGCGCCAGCACCTGCCACCTCATGGAACGCCGCCCCCCGAGACGGACGCCGCCGGGGCAAACGCCTCGCTGACACAGGCGCCGTCGGCGAGCCCGTTCGCCACGGCATGCTCGGCCGCGGCACGGGCCTCGCGAAAGAGGACCATGTCCTGGAACCGGCTGGCGTTCTCGGTGCGGCCCGCCTCGCGGATGTAGATGGCCTTCACGCGCCCGGGGAACTCCTCGCGGATCTGCGCGTAGATCTCCGGATCCTTCTCGCCCGAGTCCCCCACCAGCACCACCGGCTGGGAGAACTGGCGCAGCAACCGGCGGATCTCGGGCTGCTTGTAGTTGGAGAGCGTGCCCGGCCCGAGGTTCCTCAAGTACAGCGCGAACGAGGGGAACCGGTGGCGCCCGAGAAAGGAGGCCACCCGCGGCACGTACTGGACGGGCGAGCCGCTCACCAGCGCAAAGGCCGGCGCCGACGGCGCCCGGAGGCAGCCATAGAAGTCCGCCATGCCGGGAACCACCTCCTGCGAGTCCGCGTCACGCAGCAGGGCCGACTCCATCAGCTTGACCGGCCGGATGACATGACTGACCGCCAGCGTGTCATCGAAGTCCGAGATGACGAGAAAGGGGGTGGCCTCCGCCACGATCTCCACCCGCGCCAGGGTGTCCACGTCCGCGACCCTCGCCTGCGCCAGGTGGAGCCCCGCGGGGAAAGCAGCCCCTTCCGGAGGCGGAAGGTTCACCTCGAAGTGCCCCTCGCTGCCGCTGGTCACGGTGGCGGTGGCGCCCAGAAAGGACACCTCCACCCGCGCCCCCTTCCAAGTGGGCGCGGTGAGCCGGCGCAGGTTGCGCGACAGCACGGAGCTTCCCGCCGAGGGGGCCTCCTTCAAGACCTGCCCCTGGAGCACCACCCCATCGGTCCGGCCCAGGGCCGGATAGAGCAGCACCGCGGGGCCCGCGGACGCGGCGGCGGAGACGAACAGCAGGCTGGTGGCGAGAAGGAGGCGGAGATTCAAGGCAGGCGCTCGAGAGACCGGAACGGTGCGCCCCATGATAGCGGCGTCAGGACCCTCGCGGCGGAGGGCCCCAGGAGCGCCGGTGGTCTGGAGAGACGCCCTGCCTCCCCTGTAGCGGAATGGAGCATCCTGTAGCCAAAAAATTGATCGCTGGAGCGTCTTCCCTACCCTGTCGGGCATGGAACCGGTGTCCACCGCGGGCATCGAGGGGAGAACTGTCATGAAGAAGTGGCTGACAATCCTGGCGCTGGGAGCCGTGGGGGGAGCGACAGGGGCAGTGTCTTCCCGGGACAACGGCGCCCCCGCCCCCGGACCGAGTGCGGCCGAGGTCGATGCCCGGGTGGACGAGCGCTTGCGTGAGGTGCTGCATACTCACTTGGCGGCCCAGCAAGCGGATGCGCGAACGGCGGCAATCCTCCGGTAATCTCGTGGCATCCCGCGGCGCTCGGTGCTACGACCGCCGTCCGAGCCCGTTGCCCTTATCCTACAAGAGGGGACATGCCAGAAGGACTCCAGCTCTCCGTCGGTGATCGAGTGGTGTACCCCAACCAGGGGGTGTGCCTCATCTCGGCCATCGAAGTGAAAGAGGTGGCCGGTCAAAAGCTCACGTTCGTCACCATGCGCCGGGAAGAGGACGGCGCGGTGGTGATGGTGCCGCAGGCCAAGGTACAGGCCATCGGCGTGCGCAAAGTGGCTGGCCCTGCCGAGGTCGAGCAGATCTACGCCTTCCTCCGGTCGGACAGTGACAAGGCCGATCTGGACTGGAAGCAGCGCGCCCGTACGAACCTGGACCGGATGACGCAGGGCGGCATCCTGGGTCTGGCCGAGGTGGTCAAGGGGCTCCAGGTGCTCAGCGAGCTGAGGCCGCTGCCCACCAAGGAGCGCGAGCTCTACGACAACGCCCGGCACCTGCTGGTCACCGAGGTGGCCGCCGCGCTGAGCATTCCCGAGGTCAACGCCGAGGACTCCATCGACATCGTCCTCTTCCCGCCGGGCAAGGAACGCCCCAAGCGCACCGTGGCGGAGTTCAAGGTGCGCGGCGAGGACGACGAGGATCTCGGGCTGGATGGGGATCTGCTGGGGCTCGACAGCGAGCTGGACCTGCCCGCCGAAGAGGAAGAGGCCCCCGCCGAAGAAGAGCCCGCCGAGGAGCCCGCCGGAGACGAGGACGAGGAGGCCGCTCCCAAGAAGGCAAAGGCCCCCGCCGAGGAAGAGGGCGCGGAGGGCGAGACGCCCAAGCGCAAGCGGGGCCGTCCGCCCAAGCCCAAGCCGGAGGGCGAGGCCGCCGAGCCCGCCGCCCCCAAGAAGCGGGGCCGTCCGCCCAAGCCCAAGCCGGAGGGCGAGGCCGCCGAGCCCGCCGCCCCCAAGAAGCGGGGGCGCCCGCCCAAGAAGAAGCCCGAGGGTGAGACCGAGTAGTGAGTCGACTCCGAGGAGCCAAGGGCGCCCACCGCCCTCCCGGCTCCCTCCGCCGAGGTGATTGCCCGTGATTCGCGTGGTAACGCTGGACCCCTACGATGACAAGGTGCTGGCCAAGTTCAGCCGCACGCTCTACACGGCGTTCGGCGTGGGCAGCGAGAACTCCGGCAGCGTGGAGTTGCCCGCCGGGCTGTCCGACCCCCTGGATGCCGAGAAGGTGCTGGAGCAGGTGAAGGGCGTCCGGGCCTACAAGGACGACAAGGTGCTTTTCCTGACCTCGCGCAAGCTGAAGGAGCGCCCGCTGCCAAGCGGCACGGCGCCCACGCACGGCTTCGCGCGCTTCGGCAAGGACCGCGCCATCATCTCCACCCACGGCCACAAGGACCTCGAGGCGGGGCTCAAGGCCGTCTCCCGGCACGCGCTGCACCAGTTGGGGCACCTGTGGGAGCTGCACCACTGCCTGGATCCGCGCTGCTCCATGTACCCGCCCTGGACACCTTCGTTCGCCGCGGGCGAAGCGAGCTTCTGTACCTTCTGCCGTGAGAAGAGTGAGCAGAAGATCCGCCTTGCCAAGTCTTAGCCGCACGCTGCGCGCCCTCCCCTTGCTGGAGCTGGGGGGGCTGCTGCTCGTCGCGCTGCTGTGCCTCGTCTTCCAGCTGCGTCTGCCGGGCCGGCTGCCCACGGAAGCGGACCACCGCGCCGTGCGAGAGCACCTCCAGGCCCAGCTGCGCCCGGGGGACGCCGTGCTGCTCTTTCCCTGGTGGACGGAGCGCGCCCGGCTGTACCTGCCCCCGGAAGTCCCCGTGTACGGCTACTGGGGCTCGGACCGAGACGACCTCCGGGCCCACCCCCGCATCTGGGTCCTGGGACAGCCCGAGCTGCCCCGGGCGAACGAGGCGGGTTTCCGCGAGGCATTCCTGCCAGGCCGCACCGTGGCCGGAGACACCCTCCAGGCCGGTACGCTCACGCTGACGCCTTACACGAATGGCCGTTACCGGCCGCTGCGCTGGTCCGCCACCCAGGCCTTCGCGAGCGCCCGCGTCTACCTGGAGTCCCCCGACGGCCCGCGCCAGCCGTGCCCCTTCAACGGCCAGGCGTACCGGTGCCCGGGGCCTCCCTACCTTTATATGGCGCCCGAATGGCACGAGCTCCTGTACGAGCCCCGCCGCTGCCTGTGGATGCACCCACCGGGCGGGGCGGGAAGGCTGGTGGCGGAATTCGATGGGGTGCCAGGCGGTACGGGGCTCCGGCTGGAGGGCGGCATCCTCACCGAGTTCGCCGTGCGCAAGTCGCCCTCCCTCAGCACCACGCTCATGGGCGTGGACGACGCCCAGAGCAGGGAGCGGCTGCTGGAGATCGCGCTGCCCCCGGGCCTCGTGGGGGTGCAGCGGGCAGAGCGGACCCTGCCCCCGGGTGAGCCTCGCACCGTGAAGGTCTGGACCCAGGCCACCAACGCCGAGAGCCGGCAGGTGTGCCTGGACGTGTTCGCCCTGGGGCCCACGGCAGGGGGATCGTGATGCTGGGACGGGCTCCCACGCGGGACGAGCGGCGCCTGGCCTGGGCCCTGTGGCTGCTGGCCTTCGTGGCCCTGCTGCTCGCCGAGCGCGCGGTGGGCTTCGTGCGGGACGAGGGCATCTACTTCGCCGCCTCGGAGAGCTACGCGAACTGGTTCCGGCTGCTCTTCCGCGACCCCGCCACGGCGCTCACGGACGCGGCCATCGTCCGGGCGTACGACATCAACCACGAGCACCCGGTGCTCATGAAGCAGCTCTTCGGGCTGTCCCAACTGCTCTTCCACGAGGGGCTGGGGTGGCTGCGGCCCGCGACCGCCATCCGCCTGCCGGCGCTCGCCATGGCGGCGTCGATCCCCCCGCTCCTGTTCCTGCTGGGCAGCGCCCTCTACGGCCGCGCGGCGGGACTCTTCGCCGCCCTCTCCTTCCTGCTCATTCCCCGCCATGCCTTCAACGCGGAGCTGGCCTGCTTCGACATCCCCGTGGTGGCGATGTGGCTGCTGGTGGTCTACGCCTTCTGGCGGGCCCTGGAGGACGGGCGCTGGGGCTTCGGGTGCGGGGTGATTTTCGGACTGGCGCTCGCCACCAAGCACAACGCGCTCTTCCTGCCCTTCGTCGTCACCCCCTTCGCGCTCTGGCGCGCGTGGAAGCAGAGCACGGGGTTGCCGGCGGCGCGCGAGGGGCTCTGGCGCTTCGTGGGGCTGTTCGCGGCGGTGGCGCTGCTCTACGGGCTGCTCTTCGTGGCGCTGGGGCCCGAGGGGTTCCAGCGGAAGTTCTTCCTCC
Protein-coding sequences here:
- a CDS encoding penicillin-binding protein, whose protein sequence is MRDLKASRSVEPNARWLKLRVTLLGGLFLSLLAVAFGRAFFLQVYERDKLRGMAQDQYVRQIEIPARRGDIFDRRGAPLAQSVEVDSIWIDPSMLEDVRKASRSLAKALKLDAEDLHARLTRSKRFAWVKRQAKPQEVEAVKALGLPGLGFMKEPKRFYPQRELAAQVVGVVGTDGRGLEGLELGFEDELSGQNSRLSGFRDAKGRKLLMQGGTLDPLERQGAAVTLTLDRHLQYVAEKALTRAAEDSKAVGGMAVVLDPKTGELLALANYPRFNPNTPDQLDRSTLRNRAALDTFEPGSTMKSFVIAAALETHAIKADELFYCENGSWRIGRHTINDTHPNGWLNAQGILQNSSNICSAKVGQALGREKLVRAYQDFGFAARTGLALPGEGKGVIPFPKAEVALATQSFGQGMTATAVQIAAAYGALANDGVLMRPYLVSKVVDPDGVVLLENRPLEVRRVVSSQTARRVVGMLESVVTKEGSAIRAAMEEYRVAGKTGTAQKADPVARGYSDKRIASFAGVVPAENPRVVILVVVDEPKTDVYGGRVAAPAFKEIATAAMAHLAVPPSRTVTPAVAEAPVAPPVAVKSPLNSKPLPERPAVAEQGGQEEGTVRVPDVQGQAGREAVVKLLAAALEPQLLGSGRVVSQTPAAGSLVEKGARVTLDLAMRP
- the ftsL gene encoding cell division protein FtsL, which translates into the protein MSPVNSRNGASVGRVLLHLLPAVFLFALFAAVGILHVTSRVMVVDMGYRLSREESEGRTLTRENDRLKLELATLRAPSRLERVAREQLGMAMPSGSAVVALSPELPGPRRNAVRAEARTAPGVRVAERGDAR
- the rsmH gene encoding 16S rRNA (cytosine(1402)-N(4))-methyltransferase RsmH; this encodes MAFSHQTVLLAEAVQLLQPGVGKVILDGTLGGGGHTEALLARGATVIGVDRDPVALAAATARLGGHAHFQARAGNFGELPRVAADVLPVDGVLVDLGVSSPQLDVAERGFSFNHDGPLDMRMGPEGRTAAELIAQEDERELARIIYELGEESFSRPIARELKRALPTRTLEAAEAVKRAVPRKAWPKRIHVATKTFQALRMAVNGELEALDALLGALPRLLKVGGRAAVIAFHSLEDRKVKEAFRNLVGACRCPPGLPVCACGGPGDFAPLTKKAVSASEQEVELNPRSRSAHLRAVEKIR
- a CDS encoding STAS domain-containing protein, with protein sequence MNWASESRQSIPAGAASARVETLCLEGELSEQDLHGVCEELFRRLQRGLRQAVVDFSEVAHMDYRGVKGLVARAEGFRRAGGDIKLSGLSPYLAAILRAAGAHGAFEVYPHMSDARAAFALARAPFV
- the mraZ gene encoding division/cell wall cluster transcriptional repressor MraZ; its protein translation is MFRGVYEHQIDAKGRTSLPARLRETLVGAYDERLILTTALDPCLHAYPVREWEALETALGRRNPMEPGVKTLMRLYVASAQECPLDKLGRILIPPSLRAHAKLEKDMVWVGMVKVIELWSRDGWAKAQEEARAAADSADVARVLAELRQ
- a CDS encoding PilZ domain-containing protein; the encoded protein is MQNSPENESSVRLKVSYKTPEALIDEYTRSVGQGSVTLETRRSLTRGTRFVFEMQAEGVERPVEVVGEVVHVTPRPGGRYHLTVRYGMSTDRIGLDAVLQRIFAQEQEKLRRYPRIPLNVRAIESTPFSPAFYVRDISRGGVGMEVDAASLPPMVRVGAPFLLEMELAPGPLLLPGEVVWTSTAFRAHSPVTPIFGVHFKDLPQETAEKLEALVTLESLPPGPWWARVSFGQEALSRLT
- a CDS encoding phosphatase domain-containing protein, which gives rise to MNLRLLLATSLLFVSAAASAGPAVLLYPALGRTDGVVLQGQVLKEAPSAGSSVLSRNLRRLTAPTWKGARVEVSFLGATATVTSGSEGHFEVNLPPPEGAAFPAGLHLAQARVADVDTLARVEIVAEATPFLVISDFDDTLAVSHVIRPVKLMESALLRDADSQEVVPGMADFYGCLRAPSAPAFALVSGSPVQYVPRVASFLGRHRFPSFALYLRNLGPGTLSNYKQPEIRRLLRQFSQPVVLVGDSGEKDPEIYAQIREEFPGRVKAIYIREAGRTENASRFQDMVLFREARAAAEHAVANGLADGACVSEAFAPAASVSGGGVP
- a CDS encoding CarD family transcriptional regulator, producing MPEGLQLSVGDRVVYPNQGVCLISAIEVKEVAGQKLTFVTMRREEDGAVVMVPQAKVQAIGVRKVAGPAEVEQIYAFLRSDSDKADLDWKQRARTNLDRMTQGGILGLAEVVKGLQVLSELRPLPTKERELYDNARHLLVTEVAAALSIPEVNAEDSIDIVLFPPGKERPKRTVAEFKVRGEDDEDLGLDGDLLGLDSELDLPAEEEEAPAEEEPAEEPAGDEDEEAAPKKAKAPAEEEGAEGETPKRKRGRPPKPKPEGEAAEPAAPKKRGRPPKPKPEGEAAEPAAPKKRGRPPKKKPEGETE